A segment of the Cellvibrio sp. KY-YJ-3 genome:
CATAATTAAATCACACTGAATTAATTAATCAATAATTATATATATAATATTTATAGTAATTAAGAGAGTTAACTTGGCATTAATTTTTATATGAAGTGCGCAGCTAATTATTGCTCTACCGCGCACTGAGTGAACCACCACAGATAGGCTCCAGACCCCATGAAATAAGGGATCTGGGTTGTGGAAAATATTATTTCAGGGGCGTCAACCGTGCAGTCCAACCACCGGCAGGAGCCAGTTTGATGGTGAAGCGGTCACTGCGACTAACCTGACGCTCACTACGCTGGTAGTCCTCAGCCCAAAAATCGGCATTGATACCATCGGCAAAACTCTCCATAGCAAAGCTTCCGGCCGGTAGGAATGACAGATCCACGGTAAGTTCATGGGCAAATTCATCCCCCATGGCACCGATAAACCAATTGCTACCACTACGGCGTGCTACCACCAGGTAATCGCCTACTGCTGCGTGTAACACGCGGGTTTCATCCCACACCGCTGGCACCTTGGCAATAAACCCTGCTGACTCAGCCTCTTTGCGATAGTTGGACGGCGTGTCTGCCATCATTTGCATCGGGCTTTCAAAAACGCTGAACATCGCCATTTGATGCACACGTGTCGTCTGACTCATGGGGCGAGTGAAACGAATGCTGAAATCCTGATGATCCGGCGCCTTGCCATCAAACTTCACATTTTTAAACGCTGCCGGGCCAATACCGTTTGACATAGCACCGGGGGTGTAATCCATAGCGCCCGCCACCATACGAATAAAAGGCAGGGTCACATTGTGTTCGGGAGTGCTTTCATAGCTCCATTTATTCCACTCCAGACCTTTTACGCCCTCGCGGGTGATGGCATTGGGAAAGGTGCGCTGCAAACCGGCAGGTTTATAGGCTCCGTGTAAGTTGACCAGCAATTTGCGTTTTGCCGCCTCCTCGGTGACTTTCCAATAATAGTTGACCATGCCCTGATCATCGCGCTGCATAAAGTCGACCTTGATACCGGCCACACCCAGCTTTTCAAAGCGATCAAAAGCCGCCTCAAATTGCAGATCGAGAGTTTTCCAAATTACCCAGAGCACGATTTTGACGTTCTTTTGTTTGCCATAAGCCACCAGTTCCTCGATATTCATATTCGGCGCGGTGGACAGCAAATCGCCCAGGTTGTACCAACCCTCATCAAGGATCACGTACTCCAAACCGTATTCGGCGGCAAAATCGATATAGTGCTTGTAAGTTTGGGTATTCACACCCGCCTTAAAATCCACACCAAATAGATTGTTAGTGTTGTACCA
Coding sequences within it:
- a CDS encoding glycoside hydrolase family 97 protein, with amino-acid sequence MKNVHKIVSWGTASLWLLVGLVLGCGGALHATAKESLILASPNGQLVAEVSIDKHISYTLTQGDKLLLLPSRLSLEVAEVKKLLDKPQLAKVSRRSVDEVIAPTLPTKSKEIRDHFNEMTIELAQPVSIVFRAYNNGIAYRFVTRIPGQVQVDDELVEYNFSQGDSAWLPVEEGFYSHNERSYIQKPLVQFKRDTLSSLPALVATANAKILITESDLQDYPGLWLKGTGKNALAGTFARFPTKVEMEPNSDRNEPVKARAKYLAITKGERAFPWRILAVAKNDAELLTNQLVYQLAEPSRIADTSWIKPGKVAWDWYNTNNLFGVDFKAGVNTQTYKHYIDFAAEYGLEYVILDEGWYNLGDLLSTAPNMNIEELVAYGKQKNVKIVLWVIWKTLDLQFEAAFDRFEKLGVAGIKVDFMQRDDQGMVNYYWKVTEEAAKRKLLVNLHGAYKPAGLQRTFPNAITREGVKGLEWNKWSYESTPEHNVTLPFIRMVAGAMDYTPGAMSNGIGPAAFKNVKFDGKAPDHQDFSIRFTRPMSQTTRVHQMAMFSVFESPMQMMADTPSNYRKEAESAGFIAKVPAVWDETRVLHAAVGDYLVVARRSGSNWFIGAMGDEFAHELTVDLSFLPAGSFAMESFADGINADFWAEDYQRSERQVSRSDRFTIKLAPAGGWTARLTPLK